Proteins encoded within one genomic window of candidate division WOR-3 bacterium:
- the cutA gene encoding divalent-cation tolerance protein CutA: MAEYIQVFTTTNVREVAEKITETLVQKRLAACVQILGPITSQYWWENKITKDTEYLIIAKTRADYYPELEKAIKEVHNYAVPEILAIPVIAGNSDYLNWLDEELKKSTNEKK, from the coding sequence ATGGCAGAATATATTCAGGTCTTCACAACCACTAATGTTAGGGAAGTTGCTGAAAAAATCACTGAAACCTTAGTTCAAAAGAGACTTGCTGCTTGTGTGCAGATCTTAGGGCCAATAACGAGTCAATATTGGTGGGAGAACAAAATCACAAAAGATACAGAGTATCTCATCATAGCTAAAACAAGAGCCGATTACTACCCTGAACTGGAGAAGGCCATAAAGGAAGTTCACAACTACGCGGTTCCTGAAATCCTGGCAATCCCGGTAATTGCAGGAAATAGCGACTATCTGAATTGGCTGGATGAAGAGCTTAAAAAATCCACGAATGAAAAGAAGTAA
- a CDS encoding AMP-binding protein produces the protein MDAWRNLTKYTIPELVKKIVELHAARPAMGFYFEEPFTYGELMRRIISLSHQLKEYGVRKGTKVAILGENSPNWVIAYLSTVFLGGIAVPILTDFHPGDISNILKHSESTGLFVSKINLQRLKGYDLGNVRFLITLDDFAPETLEVEVSRISSIYEKAKNFALQLAEKIGLISDEIEPDDVAAIIYTSGTTGNSKGVMLTHKNIVSNVTQVARIFDLNQNDRVLSILPLAHSYEFTLGLLYSLSVGACIYYIGKKPTPALVHEACERVKPTIIPAVPLLVEKVYKSKVKKLLEEKKAIKTVTKIPFVKNLIYSKIRKSLLEFFGGELRCITLGGAPLSLEVEKFLRTINFPYAMGYGLTEASPLVSGSLPTETRLGSAGKVAPDIEVRIVDPDPHTGVGEIWLRGPNIMKGYYKNENLTREVLTEDGWLKTGDLGYVDKDNYIYIRGRSKNMILTSAGENIYPENIEEKLNMHPLIQESVVYEREGRIVAKVYLNYEELAEELEGKSDSEREKIIREILKKVRDEVNEQLPSYSRLSELYEYPEPFEKTPTNKIKRYLYVD, from the coding sequence ATGGACGCCTGGAGAAATTTAACTAAATATACAATTCCCGAACTCGTAAAAAAGATCGTTGAACTTCATGCAGCCCGACCTGCAATGGGGTTTTACTTTGAAGAGCCTTTTACCTATGGCGAGTTAATGAGGAGGATAATCTCACTATCTCATCAGCTTAAGGAGTACGGTGTTAGAAAAGGAACCAAAGTTGCAATTCTGGGCGAAAATTCACCCAACTGGGTTATTGCATATCTTTCAACGGTTTTTCTGGGTGGCATTGCGGTTCCAATCCTAACGGATTTTCATCCGGGTGATATTTCCAATATTTTAAAACATTCTGAGTCTACGGGGCTATTCGTGAGCAAGATTAACCTTCAAAGGCTAAAAGGTTATGACCTTGGCAATGTTCGATTTTTGATTACCTTAGATGATTTTGCTCCAGAAACCCTTGAGGTTGAAGTGAGCCGCATTTCATCTATTTATGAGAAGGCTAAAAATTTTGCATTACAATTAGCAGAAAAGATAGGATTAATAAGCGATGAGATTGAGCCTGACGATGTTGCTGCGATAATTTACACTTCGGGGACAACGGGAAATTCCAAGGGTGTAATGCTTACTCATAAAAATATTGTTTCCAATGTTACGCAGGTTGCCAGAATATTCGATTTGAACCAGAACGACAGAGTCTTATCCATTTTGCCACTTGCTCATTCTTATGAGTTTACCTTGGGCCTATTGTATTCTTTATCGGTAGGTGCTTGTATCTATTACATCGGGAAAAAGCCTACCCCTGCTTTAGTACATGAGGCATGTGAGAGAGTAAAACCGACTATAATACCTGCTGTTCCCCTTTTGGTCGAGAAGGTTTATAAATCTAAGGTTAAAAAGCTTCTGGAAGAAAAGAAGGCGATCAAAACTGTTACAAAAATTCCTTTTGTCAAAAATCTTATCTATTCGAAGATAAGGAAATCTCTCCTTGAATTTTTTGGTGGTGAGTTGAGATGCATAACCTTAGGGGGAGCTCCTCTTTCCCTTGAAGTGGAGAAATTTTTAAGGACGATTAATTTCCCTTATGCGATGGGATATGGACTTACGGAAGCCTCTCCGCTCGTTAGTGGTTCTTTACCAACAGAAACGAGGCTTGGCTCAGCGGGTAAGGTAGCACCGGATATTGAAGTTAGAATAGTTGATCCTGATCCCCATACTGGAGTTGGGGAAATATGGCTCAGGGGCCCCAACATTATGAAGGGATATTACAAAAACGAGAATCTTACAAGGGAAGTACTTACAGAGGATGGATGGCTTAAGACGGGTGATCTTGGCTATGTGGATAAAGATAACTACATTTATATAAGGGGTCGCTCTAAGAACATGATACTTACCTCGGCTGGAGAGAACATTTACCCTGAAAACATTGAAGAAAAGCTCAATATGCACCCCTTGATTCAAGAGTCAGTGGTCTATGAAAGGGAAGGGAGAATCGTTGCTAAGGTTTATCTAAACTATGAGGAACTGGCTGAAGAACTGGAAGGAAAATCGGATTCCGAGAGGGAAAAAATTATAAGAGAGATTCTCAAAAAGGTTAGAGATGAAGTCAATGAGCAGTTGCCCTCTTACTCGAGGTTGTCTGAACTGTACGAATATCCTGAACCCTTTGAAAAAACGCCTACCAATAAGATAAAAAGGTATCTTTACGTAGATTGA
- a CDS encoding penicillin-binding protein 2 — protein MRAKTIFLNVLLISVYAFFILYIFLLQTTPLGSKYRELGEEQTLISLPIQGERGIIYDRNGNPLVVNVPTLKIYKVKPKLTPYAVKILYKYQGNGAQIYASKLQNRKMHTKIADFKFCSTTLQEFQNSSEVLQRIVKDRYYPYGEALAPLTGCIGEDENPLGGLELVLDSYIRGKPGKILYIRDAKGNLIKLNKNQDKDPESGKSIVTTINLTLQEFCYYALKQRIQETGASKGFVVVTNPQTGEILALAVYPSANPNDKIPSKNIAIEDPYEPGSTFKLITYASALENKIVKLSDTINTENGKYSYYNHLITDEHPHPQLSVREAFAYSSNIAAAKIGIMLGPQKLYRTAQKFGIGCPTGINLPGESAPPILKPSKWSNLRTANFAYGYGVMVNGIQMAMAYGAVANGGLLLLPRIIKQGKPIVVRHAINKELADTLKEMMRDVVVYGTGKKAEVPGLDVCGKTGTAKNLDPETGNYTSDAMTSSFIGFFPKDNPKYLIYVVIFEPKGPLYLRYGGEVAAPLFRKIAEFIAGGSDATFATCTRF, from the coding sequence ATGAGAGCTAAGACTATTTTTCTTAACGTCTTACTGATTTCAGTTTATGCATTTTTCATACTCTACATATTCCTCCTTCAAACCACGCCCTTGGGTTCAAAATACAGAGAACTGGGTGAAGAGCAGACTTTAATTTCTCTGCCAATACAAGGAGAAAGAGGTATAATATACGACCGAAATGGGAACCCACTCGTCGTTAATGTACCGACATTGAAAATTTACAAAGTAAAGCCAAAACTCACCCCTTACGCGGTAAAGATCCTCTATAAATACCAGGGTAATGGTGCTCAAATATACGCATCCAAATTGCAAAACAGGAAAATGCATACAAAAATTGCTGACTTTAAATTTTGTTCAACCACTCTTCAGGAGTTTCAAAATAGTTCCGAAGTTCTGCAGAGAATTGTCAAAGACCGATACTATCCCTACGGGGAGGCACTGGCGCCGCTTACAGGATGCATCGGAGAAGACGAAAATCCACTGGGTGGCCTCGAATTGGTTTTGGATTCTTACATAAGAGGAAAACCTGGTAAAATACTTTACATCCGGGATGCGAAAGGTAACCTCATTAAACTTAATAAAAATCAGGACAAGGACCCTGAAAGTGGCAAAAGTATCGTTACAACAATTAACTTAACTCTTCAAGAGTTTTGCTACTATGCCTTGAAACAGCGTATTCAAGAAACGGGCGCATCAAAAGGATTCGTAGTCGTAACTAATCCACAAACAGGTGAAATACTTGCATTGGCAGTTTATCCAAGTGCAAATCCTAATGACAAGATACCATCAAAAAACATAGCAATAGAGGACCCCTACGAGCCAGGATCTACCTTTAAACTAATAACCTATGCATCAGCTTTAGAAAATAAGATAGTAAAACTTTCAGACACGATAAACACGGAAAACGGCAAGTATTCATATTACAACCATCTCATTACCGATGAACATCCCCACCCACAATTAAGTGTAAGAGAAGCCTTTGCCTATTCTTCCAATATTGCGGCAGCTAAAATAGGGATAATGCTTGGGCCACAAAAACTTTATAGGACTGCTCAAAAATTCGGAATCGGTTGTCCCACAGGAATTAACCTCCCAGGAGAATCAGCACCGCCTATATTAAAACCCTCTAAATGGAGCAACCTTCGAACCGCAAATTTCGCTTATGGATATGGTGTGATGGTAAACGGAATACAGATGGCAATGGCCTACGGGGCTGTTGCCAACGGCGGGCTCTTGTTGTTACCAAGAATCATAAAGCAAGGAAAACCAATAGTGGTGCGCCATGCCATTAATAAAGAGCTTGCCGATACCCTCAAAGAAATGATGCGGGATGTCGTAGTTTACGGAACTGGCAAAAAAGCAGAAGTTCCAGGGCTTGATGTGTGTGGGAAGACTGGAACGGCAAAAAATCTGGACCCCGAAACCGGTAATTACACATCTGATGCCATGACCAGCTCCTTCATTGGATTTTTCCCGAAAGATAATCCAAAATATTTAATCTACGTAGTAATTTTTGAGCCAAAGGGGCCTTTATACCTGAGGTACGGTGGTGAAGTTGCAGCTCCACTCTTTAGAAAGATAGCAGAATTTATAGCAGGGGGAAGCGATGCTACTTTCGCAACTTGCACACGGTTTTAA
- the rsmH gene encoding 16S rRNA (cytosine(1402)-N(4))-methyltransferase RsmH produces the protein MKFHKPCQVEKILQFLQEFKCKFVVDCTAGEGGHSIALATLVGESGRVIAMEVDPTYFQQLLENTKDFSNITCLNESYTNIRSVLTDTDIKRVDAILFDFGLSSYHLEGSERGFSYRKEEVLDMRFNPAAGEPLYEKIQKLTEHEIELILKEFGEVRFARTLARNIYSNKNRIKYTSDLVEIVKSSIPYRFLNDELPKIFQAFRIFTNNEFLNMATGIKEAILALSKGGILITLSYHSIEDRLCKNVKNIRGMKAITKKPLPPDLNESLENPRCRSSKLRVFQKEEVDEKSLVDWYKFNLSLFPSPLLGK, from the coding sequence ATGAAATTTCATAAACCTTGCCAGGTTGAAAAAATTCTACAATTCTTACAAGAGTTTAAGTGTAAATTTGTGGTGGACTGCACAGCAGGGGAAGGCGGGCACTCTATAGCTTTAGCCACATTAGTGGGGGAAAGTGGTAGAGTAATCGCCATGGAAGTAGATCCCACTTACTTCCAGCAACTTTTGGAAAATACAAAAGATTTTTCCAATATTACTTGCTTAAACGAAAGTTATACTAACATAAGAAGCGTGCTTACCGATACAGACATCAAAAGGGTCGATGCCATTCTCTTTGACTTTGGATTGTCTTCATATCACTTAGAAGGCTCAGAAAGAGGCTTTTCCTATAGAAAAGAAGAGGTTCTCGATATGCGCTTCAACCCCGCTGCAGGTGAACCTCTTTACGAGAAAATTCAAAAATTAACAGAGCATGAAATTGAATTAATTCTGAAAGAATTTGGTGAAGTAAGATTTGCAAGAACTCTCGCCCGAAATATTTATTCAAACAAAAATAGAATAAAATACACCTCTGACTTGGTCGAGATCGTTAAAAGTTCTATTCCTTATCGATTTCTTAACGATGAACTACCCAAAATATTCCAGGCCTTCCGAATTTTCACAAACAATGAATTTCTAAATATGGCCACGGGAATTAAAGAGGCAATTTTGGCCCTTTCAAAGGGCGGCATATTAATTACCCTTTCATATCACTCTATTGAAGACCGGCTTTGCAAAAACGTAAAAAACATTAGGGGAATGAAAGCGATAACTAAAAAACCACTCCCCCCCGACCTAAATGAGTCTTTAGAAAATCCCAGGTGTAGAAGTTCTAAACTAAGGGTCTTTCAAAAGGAGGAAGTAGATGAAAAGAGCCTTGTTGATTGGTATAAGTTTAATCTTTCTCTTTTCCCCTCCCCTTTGCTTGGCAAGTAG
- a CDS encoding Rid family detoxifying hydrolase, with product MGPKAIGPYSLIRGAECGKLFFISGQLGINPETGELEVGLEAQARRVMENLKSILESYGLSMNNVIKTTIFLINPEDFSKVNEIYASFFSEPYPARSTIFVKALPKNALIEIEAIACL from the coding sequence ATGGGACCAAAGGCCATAGGACCATACAGCCTAATAAGAGGAGCAGAATGTGGTAAACTCTTTTTCATTTCAGGGCAATTGGGTATAAATCCTGAAACGGGGGAACTGGAGGTGGGCTTAGAAGCACAGGCCAGAAGAGTTATGGAAAATTTAAAGTCTATCCTTGAATCCTACGGCCTTTCAATGAATAATGTAATCAAAACTACTATTTTTCTCATAAATCCCGAAGATTTCTCAAAGGTTAATGAGATTTACGCCAGTTTTTTCTCAGAGCCTTACCCGGCTCGTTCTACAATCTTTGTTAAAGCCCTGCCTAAAAACGCCCTAATTGAAATAGAGGCGATTGCTTGTTTATGA
- a CDS encoding zinc ribbon domain-containing protein translates to MVQKTICQSCGTPIVSEEEFGTNADGSLNYEYCRKCYQNGKFTEPNITMEEMIQKVATEMIEVEKIPPKYAFKIAKEYIPDLKRWRSGSKS, encoded by the coding sequence ATGGTACAAAAAACAATTTGCCAGAGCTGTGGAACTCCAATAGTATCCGAAGAGGAATTCGGAACAAACGCAGACGGAAGCCTGAACTATGAATACTGCAGGAAGTGCTACCAAAATGGCAAATTTACAGAGCCAAACATTACAATGGAGGAAATGATACAAAAGGTTGCAACGGAAATGATAGAAGTTGAAAAAATACCACCCAAATATGCCTTCAAAATTGCAAAAGAATATATACCTGATCTTAAGAGGTGGCGCTCGGGTTCGAAATCATAA
- a CDS encoding nucleoside-triphosphatase, with protein MIITIEGKPASGKTTTCIKLIEKIKEKGKHYLCGFTTKEIRDHTGKRTGFEIITIQGRRAILADVIYKTPFRVGKYYVKVDNFEKIALDEVGKFFKGECNILIIDEIGKMEMLSKKFRESIEKLLSVEKGIIVCTLPVVDFHPLVSAFRQRADKRFLLESGSYKSDEVAEEILQIVLKKPLQNQST; from the coding sequence ATGATTATCACGATTGAGGGCAAACCTGCATCGGGAAAAACTACCACCTGCATCAAGTTAATTGAAAAAATTAAAGAAAAAGGGAAACATTATTTATGTGGATTCACTACGAAAGAAATAAGGGATCATACTGGCAAAAGGACGGGCTTCGAAATTATAACAATACAGGGTAGACGCGCAATCCTTGCAGATGTAATCTACAAAACCCCTTTTAGGGTCGGAAAATACTATGTAAAGGTCGATAATTTCGAAAAAATTGCTTTAGACGAGGTTGGGAAGTTCTTCAAGGGTGAATGCAACATATTAATAATCGATGAAATCGGCAAAATGGAGATGCTCTCAAAGAAATTCAGGGAATCTATTGAGAAATTACTAAGCGTGGAGAAAGGTATTATAGTGTGCACACTTCCAGTTGTTGATTTCCATCCCCTCGTTTCTGCCTTCAGGCAAAGAGCAGACAAAAGATTTCTCTTAGAAAGTGGAAGCTACAAATCCGATGAAGTCGCAGAGGAGATTCTTCAAATTGTTCTAAAGAAACCTCTACAAAATCAATCTACGTAA
- a CDS encoding UDP-N-acetylmuramoyl-L-alanyl-D-glutamate--2,6-diaminopimelate ligase, with amino-acid sequence MLLSQLAHGFKMVGKDVDVKGITYNSKKVKPGDLFIALKGRNTDGHLFVEEAVKNGAVALMVQEEKDYPVPYIYVENTRKYLGIIAARFFDNPSQKLKTIGVTGTNGKTTTTFMIREMLEAQGEKTGLLGTIYYCIGNNCVEAGRTTPESSDIQEFMYKALQEGAKYFIMEVSSAGIEEYRIEGTHFYVGCFTNFSREHMEYHGTMENYLKAKLKLFQIYKPEFAVINLDDPYSKYFLEATKEPLTFGIKENASLKAEIVKTGLDGSIVNLYGVINERNLYIPLPGKFNVYNFLCAALVLHTLNKAQNLKELAINIKPVPGRFQKVDNNCGINVFIDYAHTPEAMRNLLENVKQYRKGRIITVFGAGGDRDPGKRPLFGQISEELSDIQIITSDNPRSEPPERIIQDILSGMKGDRAKVIPDRREAIFTAIKLAEKDDIVLIIGKGHENYQEIKGVRYPFSDYDVALEALKEKGCLQ; translated from the coding sequence ATGCTACTTTCGCAACTTGCACACGGTTTTAAAATGGTTGGAAAAGATGTTGATGTGAAAGGAATTACATACAACTCTAAGAAAGTAAAACCTGGAGACCTTTTCATTGCCTTAAAAGGTAGAAACACAGACGGGCATTTATTTGTTGAAGAAGCAGTAAAAAATGGGGCTGTCGCCCTAATGGTTCAGGAGGAAAAGGATTACCCCGTGCCATACATTTATGTTGAAAACACGAGAAAATATTTAGGAATTATAGCGGCCCGATTTTTTGATAACCCATCACAAAAGCTAAAAACCATAGGGGTGACAGGAACCAATGGAAAGACTACAACCACTTTTATGATAAGGGAAATGCTCGAAGCGCAAGGTGAAAAGACAGGATTACTCGGCACAATTTACTACTGCATCGGGAACAATTGTGTGGAGGCGGGAAGAACAACCCCGGAATCATCTGATATTCAGGAATTCATGTATAAAGCACTTCAAGAAGGTGCAAAATATTTCATTATGGAAGTCTCTTCAGCAGGCATCGAAGAATACAGAATAGAAGGGACCCATTTCTACGTAGGCTGTTTTACGAATTTTTCCAGAGAACACATGGAATATCACGGCACAATGGAGAATTATCTAAAGGCAAAACTAAAACTATTCCAGATCTACAAGCCAGAATTCGCTGTGATCAACCTTGATGACCCTTACTCAAAATATTTCTTAGAAGCAACAAAGGAACCACTTACTTTCGGTATAAAAGAAAATGCTTCTCTTAAGGCAGAAATTGTCAAAACAGGACTGGATGGCTCCATTGTGAACCTTTATGGAGTTATAAACGAGAGAAATCTTTACATCCCCTTACCAGGAAAGTTCAATGTGTACAATTTTTTGTGCGCCGCTCTTGTTCTACACACGCTTAATAAAGCCCAAAATCTTAAGGAGTTGGCAATTAACATAAAACCTGTGCCGGGCAGATTCCAAAAAGTAGATAATAACTGTGGAATCAATGTATTCATCGACTACGCCCATACACCAGAGGCAATGAGAAACCTCTTGGAAAATGTGAAACAGTACAGAAAAGGGAGAATTATAACCGTGTTTGGCGCGGGTGGCGATAGAGATCCCGGGAAAAGACCTTTATTTGGACAAATATCCGAAGAATTATCAGACATACAAATTATCACATCAGATAACCCAAGGTCAGAACCACCCGAAAGGATAATACAAGATATTTTAAGCGGTATGAAAGGTGATAGAGCAAAGGTCATACCTGATCGAAGAGAAGCGATTTTCACAGCAATTAAACTGGCAGAGAAAGATGACATTGTTCTCATCATAGGGAAAGGGCACGAAAATTATCAGGAGATAAAAGGGGTTCGTTATCCCTTTTCAGACTACGATGTTGCGTTAGAAGCTTTAAAGGAGAAGGGATGTTTACAGTAA
- a CDS encoding division/cell wall cluster transcriptional repressor MraZ: MEKKRINRLHHIDEKGRIAIPVNLRKEMKYGEKLILTKGIEKCIYVFTEEEWRKFEERIREFPLWDEEKRKAVRYLLGESEETEIDAQGRILIPGNLMAYANISKVCIFIKMPRWFEIWNPDLYAELHKVEELNFKEIPL; the protein is encoded by the coding sequence GTGGAAAAAAAGAGAATTAACAGACTACACCATATAGACGAGAAAGGCCGCATTGCTATCCCCGTAAATTTGAGAAAGGAAATGAAGTATGGTGAAAAATTGATCCTAACAAAGGGGATAGAAAAATGCATTTATGTCTTCACCGAAGAGGAATGGAGAAAATTTGAAGAGAGAATTAGAGAATTCCCACTTTGGGATGAAGAAAAGAGAAAAGCTGTCAGGTACCTTTTAGGAGAATCGGAAGAAACAGAAATTGATGCTCAGGGAAGAATATTAATACCCGGTAATCTCATGGCTTACGCCAACATATCTAAAGTGTGCATTTTTATCAAAATGCCGAGATGGTTTGAGATATGGAACCCTGACCTATATGCCGAACTCCATAAAGTAGAAGAACTCAACTTTAAAGAAATCCCGCTATGA
- a CDS encoding rhodanese-like domain-containing protein, whose protein sequence is MKRSNYLIFAILTLSCAKHSLIRDVREISAKELYKLLSHNKMEITVVDVRTPEEFLQGHIPSAINIDYFSPKLDSLLMTLPKNNTIILYCSHGMRSKNVAIRLINMGYRNVFSLKGGLKDWINRGLPIEKGQN, encoded by the coding sequence ATGAAAAGAAGTAATTACCTGATTTTTGCTATCCTTACCCTCTCCTGTGCTAAACACTCTTTAATCAGAGATGTTAGAGAAATTTCTGCAAAGGAGCTTTATAAGCTCCTTTCTCACAATAAAATGGAGATCACAGTGGTAGACGTTAGAACACCTGAAGAGTTCTTACAAGGACATATACCCTCCGCAATTAACATTGACTACTTCTCACCAAAACTCGACTCTTTGTTAATGACTCTCCCTAAAAATAACACTATAATACTCTACTGCTCACACGGAATGAGAAGTAAAAATGTTGCGATAAGATTAATCAACATGGGTTATAGAAATGTATTTAGTTTGAAAGGCGGATTAAAGGACTGGATTAACAGAGGATTACCCATTGAGAAAGGACAGAATTAA
- a CDS encoding cation diffusion facilitator family transporter — MQLRKGLDFNKLAYIEGWISIVLNSILFVAKYIIGLKINSVSLQADAWHTLSDSLTSMMLVVGIYLSAKPADEEHPFGHGRIEKITSLLIGIMLILVAINFLKESLIRITSRKVITFTLASVLVQAVCATLKQALALFAFWAGKKSKIQAITADGWHHQSDMITSVLFLIGVALNKQIPLVDGYLGLLISLAIAVTAFDIVKSSVSPLIGEKVPDEIIKKVTDEVEKADPRITGLHHLHMHRYGNHIELTFHIRLPKEISLEEAHEITKKIEDALMKENIDATIHVEPYTESKD, encoded by the coding sequence ATGCAGCTTAGAAAAGGCCTGGACTTCAATAAACTCGCATACATTGAGGGATGGATATCCATCGTTTTAAATTCAATACTTTTTGTAGCCAAATACATCATTGGGCTTAAGATAAACTCTGTCTCACTCCAGGCGGACGCTTGGCATACCCTTTCTGACTCTTTAACGTCTATGATGCTGGTTGTTGGGATTTATCTTTCAGCAAAACCCGCCGATGAGGAACACCCTTTTGGGCATGGTAGAATTGAAAAGATAACAAGCTTGTTAATTGGCATAATGCTAATTCTCGTGGCAATCAACTTCCTCAAAGAATCCCTAATAAGAATCACATCTCGAAAGGTCATAACCTTCACCTTAGCGAGCGTATTAGTTCAGGCTGTCTGTGCCACTTTAAAACAAGCCCTCGCACTCTTTGCCTTTTGGGCTGGTAAAAAATCAAAAATACAGGCAATTACTGCAGATGGTTGGCATCACCAATCGGACATGATCACAAGCGTTTTGTTTTTGATAGGAGTTGCTCTTAACAAGCAGATACCACTCGTTGACGGATACCTCGGCCTATTAATATCCTTAGCAATTGCTGTAACTGCTTTTGACATTGTAAAATCAAGTGTTTCCCCTCTCATAGGCGAAAAAGTCCCTGACGAGATAATAAAGAAAGTCACTGATGAAGTAGAAAAAGCGGACCCGAGGATAACCGGTCTTCATCATCTTCATATGCACAGGTATGGCAATCACATCGAACTAACTTTTCACATAAGGCTTCCTAAGGAGATAAGCCTTGAGGAAGCCCATGAAATTACAAAGAAAATTGAAGATGCTTTAATGAAAGAAAATATTGATGCTACCATACATGTTGAACCTTACACAGAAAGCAAAGACTAA